A part of Saccharomonospora amisosensis genomic DNA contains:
- a CDS encoding spermidine synthase — protein sequence MSEQIVEPLGAGLSRVWELSGTILDTHTDYQHVVIAKTAQGVTLFCDDERQSTETSQLVYHEALMVPGMLLADNVDRVLVIGSSEGVASQLAVAFGAELVDHVDIDRETVRACARHLPYGYSDAELARAERGEGKVRMHYRDGWEFLDTARQRYDVVVIDLPDENTDPAAQHNRLYGEDFLSRCSDLLSPGGVVVCQAGCPTLWRNDTLLAAWKRFGEIFGTVVYFGSDEHEWAFLSGRPDRVDAPVDGMIERLSRSSYRPHSIDAETLRGATVPPYSVRATASGPPAPGA from the coding sequence ATGTCAGAGCAGATCGTCGAACCCCTCGGCGCCGGCCTTTCCCGGGTATGGGAACTGTCCGGCACCATTCTCGACACACACACCGACTACCAGCACGTCGTCATCGCCAAGACGGCACAGGGCGTGACGCTGTTCTGTGACGACGAGCGACAGAGCACCGAGACGAGCCAGCTCGTCTACCACGAGGCGCTGATGGTGCCCGGGATGTTGCTCGCCGACAACGTCGACCGGGTGCTCGTCATCGGCTCGAGCGAGGGCGTCGCCAGCCAGCTCGCGGTCGCGTTCGGAGCGGAGTTGGTCGACCATGTCGACATCGACCGCGAGACGGTGCGCGCCTGTGCGCGACATCTGCCCTACGGCTACTCCGACGCCGAGTTGGCGCGGGCGGAGCGCGGCGAAGGCAAGGTCAGGATGCACTACCGCGACGGGTGGGAGTTCCTCGATACCGCGCGGCAGCGCTACGACGTGGTGGTCATCGACCTCCCCGACGAGAACACCGATCCCGCCGCACAGCACAATCGGCTCTACGGCGAAGACTTCCTGAGCCGATGCAGCGACTTGCTCAGCCCCGGCGGAGTCGTCGTGTGTCAGGCGGGGTGCCCGACGCTGTGGCGCAACGACACGTTGCTGGCGGCGTGGAAGCGGTTCGGCGAGATCTTCGGCACGGTCGTCTACTTCGGTTCCGACGAGCACGAGTGGGCGTTCCTGTCAGGCAGGCCGGACCGCGTCGACGCACCCGTGGACGGCATGATCGAACGGTTGTCACGCTCGAGCTACCGGCCCCACTCGATAGACGCCGAAACGCTGCGCGGCGCGACCGTGCCGCCGTACTCGGTGCGGGCTACAGCTTCCGGCCCGCCAGCACCCGGCGCGTGA